Proteins encoded together in one Amblyomma americanum isolate KBUSLIRL-KWMA chromosome 1, ASM5285725v1, whole genome shotgun sequence window:
- the LOC144120026 gene encoding uncharacterized protein LOC144120026: MEYDLGQRADCCHERSRNIATRVTRPAGKPPVAEVTKRFVAYVRRLGLAFGEQGAGPYYHHDYNKGRFGSEKRVCGNAPFQAQPPAIPPETGTWSKTSTWGPRRRRMCGADSAGSSPGFHGRPCMTAETL; encoded by the exons ATGGAGTATGATCTTGGACAAAGAGCTGACTGCTGCCACGAAAGGAGCCGGAACATCGCAACCCGCGTCACGCGGCCAGCTGGGAAGCCACCGGTCGCCGAGGTCACCAAGCGCTTCGTGGCCTACGTCCGGCGCCTCGGCCTTGCCTTCGGAGAACAAGGCGCTGGTCCCTACTACCACCATGACTACAACAAGGGGCGCTTTGGCTCCGAGAAGCGCGTGTGCGGGAATGCACCCTTCCAGGCGCAGCCGCCAGCCATCCCCCCAGAGACAGGCACG TGGAGCAAGACATCTACTTGGGGCCCCAGGCGTCGCCGCATGTGCGGTGCAGACTCCGCAGGCAGCAGCCCAGGCTTCCATGGGCGGCCATGCATGACAGCCGAGACGCTGTAG